Below is a genomic region from Rosa chinensis cultivar Old Blush chromosome 5, RchiOBHm-V2, whole genome shotgun sequence.
ATAGGATCCTAAAAAGTAAGGAattattagaaagaaaaaaaaaactaaatatagGCCCAAAACTCAAAGCAAGCTAAGCCTTAGGCCCAAGGGCAGCCCTAGAAGAAAGACCCAACGCATTGCCAGCTGGAATGGCTAAGACAAGCCCAGCCACCAACTCCACCGTGAACAATATTCTGGGCTGCTCTGCCAGATCCCGCCGCCCCAATCCATGCCGCCAATTCGTCGCACCCTGCCACGCCATCTCCATGCCGTAACAAACCGCTCCGACACCGAACCCAGCATCCCACAAAGTGCACCAAACCTGGAGAAAGGAGACACCACGTACCGCCCGCCAGATCTTCCTCCCCACGCCGCCGCGAGTTTAGAAAATCTCACACCAATGTGCATCGTCTCTACACATAGTACCAAACACCTAGAGATCACACCTGGAACTTGCCACCAAGCCATCCAGCCAAAACCACGAGTAAAAAACTCTCTCCAGAACTCCCCGAGAACATAGCATTCAAttacccgtccggcagcaacCCCATGAGAGGCGAGGCGAATCAGCACTGGCCTCGAGCGCTGCCTGATAAGAAGAAATTCTCAAACCCTAGACTCAGTCGTCCGGGTTTTTTGGAGCTGGTAgtgaataataaattaaacacATTTagcaatactttttttttttttaaccaagtaATCATTCATTAATCTCAAGCTAGAATGACACAGATACATACCTTCCCTTGCCAACTCTAGGGcaagtttaggacgtggtatgctagcaccacccattagacaaccagtgctcacttattcagaAGCAAGCCTATAACTATGAAAAATCTAGAGCATAGTACATAGGcatatttcaacaaaaaattaaatttccTCGTGATCCAAGCTAGGACtaggaggttggggtgggtcgctcctcctggatcccaaattcaaaaccccatAGACTCATAGCCCAAAACTTGAAGTCCCAAAACATGATTGAATTGGAGCACCCAACTTTGTGTGGACACCCAAGAGGGTTTAGGCACCCAAACAGAATTGGACCTCCAACGTAAATTGGCCATAAaactgatctgggcacccaaccCAAATTGGGTTCACCCTTTGCTGCACTGTTCATGATCGCAGTCTCCAAATCGTGGTTCCGGCGAATGACGTTCGATGTCGCCATCCAGAAGCGTCTTCGCCTCGCCATCTCCCCGCCGTTCATTTTCATGAGTCCAATCGTCGCAATGGCGAGCCTGGCCATGTTCCTCTCTGAAGAGAAAGTCTAGGTTATGTTAGGATTTGAATTCTGTTTAAATAAGCCCTAGTCTTTAGGGTCCTTGTTTCTTGTATTTGAATTCTTAGTTAGTTGCTTTATTCACGTTGGTTAGTTGCTAACGTGAACTGGTTTTTCTCCTTTCTGTTGAAGGTTGTAAAGGCTATTTAAAGCCTAAGTTTGTTCAATAAGATCACACAGATCATCTCCCAGATATAGTTGGATATTGTTTATTGTTTTTAATTCTTAACattctggtatcagagcccccacTGGGCCTGACAAATCAAAGCAGCAGTCTTTGAGGCTTTGCAGCAGCAAAGGAGATGACTACCGAAGGAAACTTTGTGCAGCCAGCCATTCCTCGCTTCGATGGTCATTTTGATCATTGGATCATGTTAATGGAGAACTTCCTTCGATCCAAGGAGTACTGGGGGTTAATAGAGACTGACTATGTTGAGCCAGCAGTTGGAGTGGAGCAGACAGACGCACAGTGCAGGAGGCTAGAAGAGTTGAAGCTCAAAGATCTGAAGGTGAAAAACTATCTCTTTCAGGCAATTGATCGAACAATATTGGAGACTATTCTTGTGAAGGATACCTCCAAACAGATCTGGGAGTCCATGAAGAAGAAATTTGAAGGGAGTGCAAGGGTGAAAAGATCACATCTGCAAGCTCTCCGCAGAGAGTTCAAAACCTTAGAGATGAAGGCAGGAGAAGGGGTTACTGAGTATTTTTCAAGAGTATTGTCTGTGGCCAATAAGATAAGGACAAATGGAGAGCAGATGCAAGATGTTACAATAGTGGAAAAGATCCTCAGATCATTGAGTGAGAAGTTTAACTACGTCGTCTGCTCGATCGAAGAATCCAAAGACATCGATCAGCTTTCCATCGATGAGTTGCAGAGTTCTCTCATTGTTCATGAGCAGAAACTTCAGAGACATACAGGGGAGGAGCAAGCTCTCAAAATCACCTCTAAATAAAGGTTTGGTACAAGAGGACGGGGTCGAGGTTTCTTCAGAGGCAGAGGGAGAGGAAGAGGCCGCCAATCTTACAACAAAGCAACGGTGGAGTGTTTTAAATGTCACAAGCTCAGATATTTTCAATTTGAATGTCCAAGCTGGGAAAGAGAAGCTAATTATGCTGAGTtaggagaggaggaagagatgcTGCTCATGGCTTATGTGGAGGTGAATGAAGCTCGAAGGGAAGATGTATGGTTTCTAGACTCTGGATGTAGCAACCACATGTGTGGTGACAAGAGCCTATTCTGTGATTTAAATGAAGATTTCAGGCACAAAGTGAAGTTGGGAAACAACACAAGGATGGATGTGTTGAGCAGAGGCAATGTAAGGTTGAAAGTAGGTGGTCTTACTCATGTTGTTAGTGAAGTTTATTATGTACCAGAGCTTAAAAATAATCTTCTAAGTATCGGACAACTACAAGAAAGAGGATTGGCAATTCTTATTAAGCAAGGAAACTCAAAATCTATCATCCAGAGAAGGGGCTCATAATACAAACTGATATGACAACAAATCGGATGTTTGTATTATTAGCAAACTCTCTATCTCAAAAGCCATCTTGCCTCTACACATCAACACAGGATTTGACACATCTATGGCATTGCCGGTATGGACATTTGAGCTACAAGGGTTTGAGGACTCTCCAATTCAGAAAGATGGTGCATGGCATGCCTTAGTTCAAGTCTTCATCGACAATGTGTGAGAATTGCTTGATTGGGAAGAAACACAGGGATCCAATCCCAAAGCAAAGCAATTGGAGGGCCACAGAGAAACTTCAACTTATTCATGCAGATTTATGCGGACCAATCTCTCCCAATTCCAATAGCAAAAAGAGGTACCTCATAtgtttcattgatgattttacTAGAAAAGCTTGGACTTATTTTTTAGTAGAGAAATCAGTGGCATTGAGCATGTTTAAACATTTTAAAAGTTGTGTGGAGAAGGAGGTGGGAAAGTTTATTAAATGTTTGAAAACAGATCGAGGAGGAGAATTCACATCCTCTGAGTTCAGTGAATTTTGTATTGAGCATGGAATCAAAAGGCAATTGACGGCGGCATATACTCCATAGCAAAATGGAGTAGCTGAATGGAAAAATCGAACAATGATGAATATGGTTCAATGCATGTTGTCTGAAAAGGAGATCCCCAAGACCTTTTGACTGGAAGCAGTAAATTGGACGACGTATGTTCTCAATTGGAGTCCTACACTAGAGGTGAAAAACCAAACACCCGAGGAAGCTTGGACTGGAAGCAAACCCTCAGTGGaacattttagggttttcgggtGCGTAGCACATGTGCATGTCCCTGACGTGAAAAGAACAAAATTGGATGCAAAGAGCTTTCCACGTGTGTTGTTAGGAGTAAGCAACGAGTCTAAGGCATATAGGCTCTACGATCCTGTTGCAAAAAAGGTGGTTATAAGCCGAGATGTAGTTTTTGAGGAGGACAAGTCGTGGAGCTGGGATAAGAGTTATGAAGAGTATGTCGTAGCTGATTTGGAATGGGATAATGAGGAAGATAATGGGGCAGTGAATGGAGGAGTTGATGGAACAGTgaatggggaagaagaagaagaagaagctaatgTAGAggaaccagaaaattcctttaATAAGGAGAATGGAGGAGAGTCATCAAGCTCAAAAGAAGGAAGGGTCAGAGGACCTCCATTCTGGATGAATAATTATGTTAGTGGAGAAGGGCTCTCGGAGGAAGAAGACGTAGGTGCCAATATAGCCTTATTTGCTTCATCAGATCCGATACATTTTGAAGAGGCAGTAAGGCATGAAAAATGGAGGATGGCTATGGATATGGAAATAAAAGCAATAGAGCGGAATGACACATGGGAACTCACTGATTTACCTCAAGATGCAAAGAAAATTGGAGTGAAATGGGTCTATAAGaccaaattcaaagaaaatggagaagtGGATAAGTTCAAAGCACGATTTGTTGCGAAGGGGTATGTGCAACAACAAGGAGTGGACTATACTGAGGTTTTTGCACCAGTTGCAAGGATGGACACAGTGAGAATAATTATGGCCTTAGCATCTCAAAAGGGTTGGATTCTTTACCAACTTGATGTTAAATCAGCCTTTTTGCATGGGGAGCTTAATGAAGAAGTGTACGTGTAGCAGCCTAAGGGTTATGAAGTGAAGAACAATTCTCAGAAGGTATATAGGCTTAAAAATGCACTCTATGGACTGAAACAAGCTCCATGAGCTTGGTTCAGTCAGATTGAAAAACATTTCACGAGTCAAGGATTTGAGAAGTGTTATAGTGAGCACACCCTTTCATTTAAGACAAAGGAGGGAGGTATGATTCTCATTGTTAGTctatatgttgatgatttaaTATTTACTGGCAATGATGAATTGATGCTTGCTGAATTTAAAAGTTCCATGTTAAGAGAGTTTGACATGAATGATCTGGGGAGAATGAGATTCTTCCTTGGCATAAAAATGTTACAGAGGACAGATGGAATATATATTAGCCAAAGGAAGTAAGCTTTGGAGGTGTTGAGGAGGTTTAAAATGAAGAATTGCAATCTGGTTTATAATCCCATTGTTCCAGGTTGTAAGCTTTTCAAAGATGAAAAAGGAGTCCGAGTTGATGAGACGTTGTTTAAGCAGATGGTGGGTTGTCTTATGTATTTAACGGCTACAAGGTCAGATTTGATGTATTCAATGAGCTTGATCAGCAGATATATGGCCAAACCTACTGAGTTACACATGATGGCAGCTAAGAAAATATTGAGATATTTGAGGGGAACCACTGAGCTTGGGATTTTCTACAAGAAGGGAGGGTGTGAAGAGTTAGTTGGCTTTGCATATAGCAATTATGCAAGGGATTTGGATGACTGCAAAAGCACATCAAGGTATGTGTTTATGTTGGGGTCTGGAGCTGTTGCTTGGTCATCAAGGAAGCAGCCTATAGTCACACTCTCAACCATTGAAGCAGAGTTTGTAGCTGCAGCAGGTTGTGCTAGCCAAGTTGTGTGGATGAggagaatacttgaaaagctggGTCTGGAACAAAGTAAGTGCACCACTATTCTTTGTGATAATAGTTCCACAATTAAACTTTCAAAGAATCCTGTGTTGCATGGCAGGAGCAAGCACATTGACGTGCGATTCCATTTTCTTCGTGATCTCACTCGAGAAGGAGTTGTCGAGTTGGTGTATTGTGGAACACAAGATCAGCTGGCAGATGTGATGACAAAGCCACTTACCTTGGATGCATTTCAGATGTTTCGAAGTCAGTTGGGAGTTTGTCAAGTTCCTAAATTAAACTAGTTACAGCTGGGAACTAGTTTAAGGGAGGGAATGAAGAGAAAGTTTAGGTTCTGTTAGGATTTGAATTCTGTTTGAATAAGCCCTAGTCTTTAGGGTCCTTGTTTCTTGTATTTGAATTCTTAGTTAGTTGCTTTATTCACGTTGGTTAGTTGTTGACGTGAACTGGTTTTTCTCCTTTCTATTGAAGGTTGTAAAGGCTATTTAAAGCCTAAGTTTGTTCAATAAGATCACACAGATCATCTCCCAGATATAGTTGGATATTGTTTATTGTTTCTGATTCTTAACAATCTCCAACCTGCCATGACCTGTCAAAACACATTTGATCCACTTTAAGCCGAGCTTGCCGTCAACCTCCTATGTCCAAACCATTGCCACAGCTGTCACAATACCCACAGATCGGACTACCGCTAGATTTCCTCTGTTTTGGGCCCAGAAATTTCTCCTCATACCTAATTGATCCTTTTGTTCCACCATCAACAAAATCAGATTGTCGATCATAATCGACCAGACTCTCCAATTTTTGGCAACCTTAAGCCGTGCTCTAGATGGCCTGACTCGGCCCCAATCAATTGTAGAGCACCTCTCTGCAACTTGACACTGAGAAACAACTAGATTTCCCCATGATCTCCCACACCAGTTGCCGGCACCCACACATTCGAGACTGTACTTTGGTGCAAGGAGGATCGATTGAAAGCTTGTCGAAAAGAATTAACGTTggatggttttgattttgagagaGAGGCTCTGCTTGGTGTTGGCGTCAAGCGTCGTTGATAGAACCCCCAGCCATGACGGCTAGGATTTGAGAGAGAGCGGAAGAGATTCCGTCTCATATTATTTAGCAATACTTTGGTCCATTCCAAATgccatttaattaatttttaaaataatttattacttttatattatattttaatgAAAATACGGTATTCATTGTGAGTTTGTGACCAACAACTATAATGATTATTCTCTAAAAAAACAACTATAATGTCAAGAAATTCTCTCTCGAAGattcaacatttttttatttcactATTCATTACATATAGCCCAAGTGGTGGAAAAATGTAAAGAATGAGATTGGGAATATGCTAAGTTAAGAGTTTGATCTCCCTCCAATATATAACAATTTCTTTTTCCACCATACTTATCCCATGATGTTAATGCGATTTAAACTTCTGACTCGATTAACCTCCAATATCAATTATTTGAAATAACCTACAAATTATACCTCACTGGTTAAACCAAAAAAGACCCGccttttttcattttcaatctTGTAAATATTCCTTACCGACAATACTTCTCTGTGAAAAAGACGTGTTTGtcatcaaaagaaagaaaagtgaaAAAGACATCattaaaaaaaggagaaaaagacaTGGCAATTAACTTGGACCATATATACCCCAGTCAATTTGAGGAGTACGTCATGATCTTTTGACAATTAGCTTGGGTAAGAAGGAAGGATAattttagttatgattttttttttttatgatcttttttattttttttattattattttttaattttcaaaaaaaaagaaaagaaggaaggaTGTGTAAGACATGTATGATTTAAACCCTAAACGCGTGACAATGAACCAATAGACGGTCCTCAAAAGCCAATTGAATTGGTTTAACTTGTCTAACCTGGCTAATTAGACGTGTAACTTATCCATtgagagcaagtccacccgttaaGGTTGGCAGGTTAATACTGTTCACTGCTTTTTACCTTTCATTTCCACTATCTAGGTTAGCTGGTTAGATACTGTTCACAAATTAAAAGGTCACCAAATGTCAGTTGGCAGGTCAAGAAATTGACTCAGAAAGTGACCTTTTGTGAATAGTATCTGACCAGCCAACTTAGATGGtggaaataaaagacaaaaGGCAGTGAATAGTATTGACCAGCCAACCTCAACGACTGGACTTGCTCGATCTAAAGATGGAACGAAATTAGACTTGGGAAAAGAGTGCTATgtagctctctcttctctctctaggTTTATTCGGCCATGGGAGAAGTGAGGTCCAAAGCTCTCAACCATTCTCGTGAGAACatgaaatgaagacaaaatgaccatCATGTACTTGGTCTAAAATAACGGCTGCATTAAGATCCCAACGTGCTTGTAGGACCTTGAACTAATATGGACCTCCATGCACTGAGCTAGAGAAAATACTTACATTCAAGTTAGTTTGGATCAGTGTGTTCAAACTCTCTCTTATTTACATAAATTTAACAATTTAAATTCATGATTTAACAATTTAAAAGTTAAATCAAATTTTAAAGATCATTTCTTATTA
It encodes:
- the LOC121049015 gene encoding secreted RxLR effector protein 161-like, which codes for MKNCNLVYNPIVPGCKLFKDEKGVRVDETLFKQMVGCLMYLTATRSDLMYSMSLISRYMAKPTELHMMAAKKILRYLRGTTELGIFYKKGGCEELVGFAYSNYARDLDDCKSTSRYVFMLGSGAVAWSSRKQPIVTLSTIEAEFVAAAGCASQVVWMRRILEKLGLEQRASTLTCDSIFFVISLEKELSSWCIVEHKISWQM